In the Commensalibacter melissae genome, ACCAAAATTCTATATGCTCAAATCGATTCCATATTTGCATTCGCCATACCATGTAAAACCCGGATAATCCGGCTATCAAAGTTGTAAAACGAGCCTGTGTAGCAAAACGGCTTTCAATACGATGAAATATAGACAATCGTTCGCTGGATGAAAAATTTTTACGAATGGTTGGTAGAAGAACCGTTGTCACCATACATACTCCACCTATCCAAATTACAATTGCCAATACATGTAAAGCCCGCGCCAAAATTAAATCTGACATCTTGTTTCTCTTGAATTAATTAATATGTATATTTTTTACATCAATTTAATTTGAAAAAAATAAAAGTGCAATTATAATTTGCAAGGTAATAATATAAATAGCGAAATTTAATATTCAAAACTTTGCAATAGCAAAGAAAATGCCTGTGTAAAATTGTTTCGATTGGGGTATCTCAGATAATATCCTGAAAAAGAGGGGCAGTATTCAGATAAAACATGTACAAGATGTTTTTGCTGAATGGCGTGATAAACCTCTTTCAAGGGAATATAGGCAAAACCAAAACCATCCAGTGTGGCCTGTATGACCTGGGTTAGGGTATTACAAGAAAATTGACCTTCCATATGGATTATTTGTGTATTACCCTTTACAACAAATTCCCAATCATACTGATTTTGCATAAAAGAAAGAAAGTAGTTTATAGATTGATGTTTGAGCAAATCATGCGGCGTTTTTGGAATTTTTTTATCTTGTAAATATAATGGTGACGCGACAACCGCTATTTGGACAGGTGCGCTAATTTTTATTGATAAGAAATCTTTGTCTACAACTTCGCCAAGGCTTATTTTTGCATCATATTTTCCATGAATTTCTTTTTGAAGATTGGAGGAAACCTCTACATTAAATTTTATATCAGGATAATGTCGCAAAAAATTTCGCAAATGAGGCCATACAACAAAGTTTGCAGCATGTTCATCTGTTAAAAGATTGATATTTCCAAAAGGCCTTTTTTTCAAATCAATAATCTTGCCAAGCTCTTCAACAATTTCCTCTAATCTCGGCGCAATATTTTTCAATAAAATCTCACCAAGCTTGGTTGGCTCTACACTTCGTGTAGTACGGGATAATAATTGCACATCCAGATTTTTTTCAAGATTTCGCATGGTATGACTTAATGCGGATTGGGATACACCTAATTTTGATGCTGCTTTTGTGAAACTTCTTTCTTTAGCAATTGTTAAAAAAACCAAAAGATCATTGACATTTTTTTGCAACATAATCTAATTTCTCTACTTAACTTTATTTATTTCTTAAAAAACATTTAAATTACGTAACATTATCATTAGATTAAAAAATATTCAATGATTTTAATAAATTATGTCTTATTAATAAATAAATTCATGAATGCTTCAAAATGTCATTTCTAACTAAATTCAGTCTGCTTAATTTAGGAAATGACGTTTTATTATCGGTAAATTTCAACAAGCTTGCTTAATAAGAATTGACAACGCTGAATCCGTTTTGCAAACGGGGTTTCTCGCAAATATATCAATTTACCATCAGGACGCAATCTCACAGACTGATCTTTAATACCGGCTATCCATTGTACTAATCCTTCAGGATTTTTGAATTGATTGTTAAAAAACTGAACAACAACCCCTTTCGGTCCAGCCTCAATGCGATTAACACCAACTTTTTTACAAAGTTTTTTCAGTTTCATTACATGAAGCAGATTACTTACTTCTTCAGGCAAGGTCCCAAAACGATCTATCAATTCCACTTGCATGGCTTCAATATCATCATGATTTTCCAGATTGCCTATTCGTCGATATAAACCCAATCTTACTGATAGATCCGTCACATAGGTTTCCGGGATCAGAACAGGTAATCCCAAAGTGATATTGGGTGTCCAATCCTGATTTTCCAATAACTGATTATTTTTTTCTGCACGGAGGCTTGCTACTGTTTCTTCAAGCATCTTCTGGTATAGCTCAACGCCAACTTCCCGAATATGACCAGACTGTTCTTCTCCCAGCAGATTACCCGCCCCTCTCAAATCCAGATCGTGAGATGCCAAAGTGAATCCTGCCCCAAGATTATCCAGTGACTGCATTATTTCCAGTCGCTTTTCAGAATTCTTGGAAAGAAAATGATGCTGTGGCCATGTCAAATACGCATATCCACGCTGTTTTCCCCGTCCCACACGACCTCTCAATTGATATAACTGACCTAATCCAAAATGATCAGCCTTATAGATTATCAGTGTATTGACAGTTGGCATGTCCAGTCCACTTTCAACAATATTGGTCGAAAGCAATACATCATATTTACCTTCATTGAATTCAGTCATCACCCGTTCAAGTTCTGTAGGGGATAACCGCCCATGAGCTTGTACCAACCGTAAATCTGGAACTATATCCAAAAGTTGATCTTGCAGGTTTTGCAAATCCTGAACACGTGGTGCAACACAGAATATTTGCCCCCCTCTGAATCGCTCCCTTTGAATAGCCTCTCGAATAACGATACGATCAAAGGGCATGATAAAAGTTCTAACAGCCAAACGATCAATTGGAGGCGTTGCGATTAGACTTATCTCTCGCATTCCAGTCAATGATAATTGCAACGTCCTTGGTAATGGGGTGGCAGATAATGTCAATACATGAATATCTTCACGCAAGGTTTTCAATTTCTCTTTGTGCGCAACACCAAAATGCTGTTCTTCATCTATAATAAGCATACCCAAATTTGCAAACTTGATCGTCTTGGCTAGTAAAGCATGTGTACCAATCACTATATTGACATTGCCATCTGCCAATTCCTTTTTGATCTGTGCCGCATTTTTTGATGTCACCATTCTGGAAAGTTGGGCAATTTTTACCGGAAATCCCTCAAAACGTTTCACAAAGGTTTGATAATGTTGACGTGCCAATAGGGTTGTCGGTACCACAACCGCCACCTGGCCTCCATTCATGGCCACAATAAAAGTGGCACGTAATGCCACTTCTGTCTTACCAAAACCAACATCACCACAAATCAAACGATCCATGGGACGTCCGGAAGCAAGATCCTGAATAATATCAGCAACAGCCCTTGCCTGATCATCCGTTTCAATAAAGGGAAACCGTGCACAGAACTCCTCCCACAATCCTTCAGGAGGGGTCTCGATCGTCGCTTCCTGCATCAAACGGGCCGCGGCTGTTTTCAATAACTCACCAGCCATGTCCCGAATACGAGCCTTCATTGTGGCTTTACGTTTTTGCCATGCAGGACTTCCCAGTTTATCCAGAGCAACACCCGTTTGATCAGATCCATAACGGCTCAATAACTCAATATTTTCGATAGGTAAGAATAATTTTTCATCACCATGATAAACAAGTGCTAGACAATCGTGTGGCGCAGCACCTATTTCCAGATTAACCAGTCCTTGATAACGACCAATCCCATATTCCTGATGTACAATAAGATCTCCCTCGCTAATTTCAGAAGCTTCTGAAATGAACTGCTCGGCTTTTTTCCGTTTTCTATGTGGACGTGAAATTCTTTCCCCTAACAAGTCGGCTTCAGAAACAAGAATGAAATCATCGGCAACAAATCCGCGATCCAAACCAAAAGTCAATAATCCAACAGAAGCTTCCCTGAAATTTTTAACTTCTTGCCACCCTTCCAGTTTCTGAACGGCGATTTTGTGTTCTTTCAATAATGTAGCGATGCGCTCTCTTGATCCGTTTGTCCAGCCGGCAACCAATGTTTTCCGTCCAGATGAATACCATTCCCTGAATCTTGACTTGAACATATCAAAAACATTATCGGCTTCAACTGTCAGATTACTTTTAGCAAAAACTATACCTGGCCTTCCCCCTGCATCCATTCCACTGGATCCGTCAGGCATTGCAAAAGGATAAAAATACACTCCTTTATATCGCGTGACTATATGATTCCACTCAGATTGAGTAAGATATAGCAAATCAGGTGGTAAGGGACGATATACAACTTCGCCATTTCTTACTAGCTGTTTGCGGGCTTCATAATGATCAGCAATCATTTCCAGTCTTGGTTGCAATGCCTCCTCGGCCTGATATGAAAAAGACAGTTTAACATCAGAAACATAATCAAAAAACGTTTCCATCTTATCATGAAAAAGAGGTAACCAATGTTCAAGTCCTTGAACCATTCGGCCTTCCGAAACGGCTTCATAAATTGGATCACTCATTGATCCCTGACCAAACAGTTCTCGCCATTTCGTACGAAACCTTGATATGCTTTCCTCATCCAGAGAATAAGCTGCGGTAGGTCTTAAAACAAGTTCCGTAACTTTCCGAGTTGAACGTTGCGTAATCGGATCAAAACAGCGAATTGAATCTATCTCATCTCCGAATAAATCCAAGCGGACAGGCTCTTCTTCCCCAGCCAGGAAAATATCAAATAAACTACCCCTCAAGGCAAATTCACCCGGTTCCATAACTGTATCCGTACGATTGTATCCCTGCGCAACAAGAAGTTCGACTAAAAATTCCTGATCCAGACTTTCACCCTGTTTAAGGGTCAGAGCACGTCCTGCAAAGACTGATCTGGGTGCTATTTTTTGTAATAGTGCGGGTATTGTCGTCAATATGATCCTTGGCCCGGTCAAGGGTTCAAGTAATTGCGTCAATGTTGCTACCTGTTCCGAGGTTATCGCCTTGTTCGGGGATACACGGTCATAAGGCAAACAATCCCAGGCAGGAAAATTCAAAACATTTAATTGAGGTGCGATATAATAGAGTAAATCAGCCAACCGGTTCATATCTATATCATTCCGTGCGACATGAACCAGAACATGGTTATCTTTTTGATAACATTCCTGAGCAATTTTACTTAATAAAAAGGCATCATATCCCTCGGGAGCTCCCCATATCGGCAAAAAATTTTTAAATTGCTTTTTTGAGGCTCCCCCCATGCGATTTCTCCTTAATGTTTATTCGGTTTATTTTGTTGAGCAAAATGATATAGCGAAAGAAAAACAGGACTCTCAATTTTTTTTGGGTAAGGCTCGAAACCTGTCAACCATAACATCAGATCTGTATCAGCCAATTCCATTATTTTTTCAAAATCCTCAATTTCAATAATTGTCATTGCTGGTACATTCATCATCGCAAACTGACCGATGATTAAGTCAGCCTCGAAGGTCCCTCTATGAGTTGCACGATAAATCAGTCTGCGTTTTCGTGCCTCAAGTGAACTTATATTTTCTTTTTGCTCTACCATTTAACATATCCTATACTGATATCTAAATTTAAACAATTCTACACTCTCATAACCAAAATAATCATGAGTCCCCCCTCTATTCCACCTTCCCTTTATCTTTCCATAAAACCTATATTGTCCCCCTTATCCAGTCTTAAAGGTATAGGTCCGAAATTGAGCAAGTTAATGACCCATGCAATTGGTGGTGAGCGAATTATTGATTTACTCTTTCATTTGCCCACTTCAATAATTGACCGACGATATCGCCCCAAATTGCAAAATGCAATCCCTGGAAAAATAGTTACACTTCAAATAGAAATTACCCATATTGAAAAACCCCGTCATCATAAACAACCCTGGCGTATATTTGTTAACGATGGCAGTGCTAAAGCTGAAATGATATTTTTTTCATCGTGGCAAGCGAAAAAACTAACCCTTGATACAATATTTGTTGTTTCAGGTCTCTTAGAAAATAAAAATAACAAACTGATTATAACCAATCCACATTATATTGAACCTATATATAACCAACAGGTCATTCCATTAATTGAACCTGTATGGCCCTTAACAGCAGGCCTTTTCCCAAAAAATCTTTCAAAAGCTTTACGCCTGGCATTAAACCTATGTCCCGAATTGCCCGAATGGATCAATCCTTCCCTTTTACATCAACACCATTGGCCAAGTTTTAAAGAAGCGCTTCATTTGCTACATTTTCCAGGAGATTTCCCCACTTTTTTTGAAAATCAAACCTATGAAGCTATTGAAAGTCGGGCACGTTCCCGTTTGGCATTTGATGAGTTATTCGCGGAACAATTAGCCATTACAAAAATAAAACATACAAATCAGTTAACCACAGGAAAATCCCTGATTGGTGATAATCATCTTATTTGCCACGCTTTACAAAAATTCGGATATTCACTGACATTTTCCCAAAGACAGGCATTCAAAGAAATTCAGACAGATATGGAACGCCCTTATCGCATGCTAAGATTATTACAGGGAGATGTCGGTTCCGGTAAAACCATTATTGCTATAATGGCCGCCTTACATGCTGTTGAAGCGGGATTCCAAAGTGTTATTATGGCACCCACTGAAATTCTTGCCAGACAACATTATGAAACCTTTATGAAACTTGCTCCTGTTGAAATTTCATTTTTAAGCAGTTCCATAAAAGGAATAGCTCGCAAGGAAACCCTCGATAAAATTAAAACCGGAAAAACAAAAATTGCTATCGGTACACATGCCTTGTTTCAGGAACAAGTTGTTTTTCATAACCTGGCGCTTGTCATTATTGACGAACAACATCGTTTCGGTGTTGAACAACGCATTAGACTGGGGGAAAAGGGGGAAAATACAGATACACTTGTAATGACAGCAACCCCTATTCCAAGAACCCTTTTACTGACAAGATGGGGAGAATTGCAGGTTAGTCGCCTTACAGAAAAACCTGCAAATCGGAAACCTATCCATACCACGCTGCATGCATTAAGCAAAATTGATAAAATTTTGGAAGGTATTAAAAGAGCCATTCAACAAGGTTGTCAAATATTCTGGGTCTGTCCTCTAGTTGAAGAAAACGAGGTTATGGATCTGGCTGCAGTCAAAAATCGTTACATGAGCCTACAGCATTATTTTGGTATCGAGAATGTAGGCTTAACGCATGGCCAACAAGATACTGGCGAAAGACAAGCTGAACTTGATAAATTTGCACAGAATAAAACCAAAATACTAGTTGCCACCACAGTTATCGAGGTTGGTGTCAATATTCCCAATGCTAATATCATGGTTATTGAACATGCAGAACGTTTTGGTCTTGCACAATTGCATCAATTACGTGGGCGTGTTGGAAGAGGAGAAAAACAGTCATACTGTCTTCTTTTACATGATGATAAAATTAGTTATATAGCAAAAAAAAGATTATCCCTCATACGCGACACAGAGAATGGCTTCCTGATAGCTGATGAGGATTTCAGGATACGAGGCGGCGGAGAGGTAACAGGTCGTAGACAATC is a window encoding:
- the mfd gene encoding transcription-repair coupling factor codes for the protein MGGASKKQFKNFLPIWGAPEGYDAFLLSKIAQECYQKDNHVLVHVARNDIDMNRLADLLYYIAPQLNVLNFPAWDCLPYDRVSPNKAITSEQVATLTQLLEPLTGPRIILTTIPALLQKIAPRSVFAGRALTLKQGESLDQEFLVELLVAQGYNRTDTVMEPGEFALRGSLFDIFLAGEEEPVRLDLFGDEIDSIRCFDPITQRSTRKVTELVLRPTAAYSLDEESISRFRTKWRELFGQGSMSDPIYEAVSEGRMVQGLEHWLPLFHDKMETFFDYVSDVKLSFSYQAEEALQPRLEMIADHYEARKQLVRNGEVVYRPLPPDLLYLTQSEWNHIVTRYKGVYFYPFAMPDGSSGMDAGGRPGIVFAKSNLTVEADNVFDMFKSRFREWYSSGRKTLVAGWTNGSRERIATLLKEHKIAVQKLEGWQEVKNFREASVGLLTFGLDRGFVADDFILVSEADLLGERISRPHRKRKKAEQFISEASEISEGDLIVHQEYGIGRYQGLVNLEIGAAPHDCLALVYHGDEKLFLPIENIELLSRYGSDQTGVALDKLGSPAWQKRKATMKARIRDMAGELLKTAAARLMQEATIETPPEGLWEEFCARFPFIETDDQARAVADIIQDLASGRPMDRLICGDVGFGKTEVALRATFIVAMNGGQVAVVVPTTLLARQHYQTFVKRFEGFPVKIAQLSRMVTSKNAAQIKKELADGNVNIVIGTHALLAKTIKFANLGMLIIDEEQHFGVAHKEKLKTLREDIHVLTLSATPLPRTLQLSLTGMREISLIATPPIDRLAVRTFIMPFDRIVIREAIQRERFRGGQIFCVAPRVQDLQNLQDQLLDIVPDLRLVQAHGRLSPTELERVMTEFNEGKYDVLLSTNIVESGLDMPTVNTLIIYKADHFGLGQLYQLRGRVGRGKQRGYAYLTWPQHHFLSKNSEKRLEIMQSLDNLGAGFTLASHDLDLRGAGNLLGEEQSGHIREVGVELYQKMLEETVASLRAEKNNQLLENQDWTPNITLGLPVLIPETYVTDLSVRLGLYRRIGNLENHDDIEAMQVELIDRFGTLPEEVSNLLHVMKLKKLCKKVGVNRIEAGPKGVVVQFFNNQFKNPEGLVQWIAGIKDQSVRLRPDGKLIYLRETPFAKRIQRCQFLLSKLVEIYR
- the recG gene encoding ATP-dependent DNA helicase RecG; amino-acid sequence: MSPPSIPPSLYLSIKPILSPLSSLKGIGPKLSKLMTHAIGGERIIDLLFHLPTSIIDRRYRPKLQNAIPGKIVTLQIEITHIEKPRHHKQPWRIFVNDGSAKAEMIFFSSWQAKKLTLDTIFVVSGLLENKNNKLIITNPHYIEPIYNQQVIPLIEPVWPLTAGLFPKNLSKALRLALNLCPELPEWINPSLLHQHHWPSFKEALHLLHFPGDFPTFFENQTYEAIESRARSRLAFDELFAEQLAITKIKHTNQLTTGKSLIGDNHLICHALQKFGYSLTFSQRQAFKEIQTDMERPYRMLRLLQGDVGSGKTIIAIMAALHAVEAGFQSVIMAPTEILARQHYETFMKLAPVEISFLSSSIKGIARKETLDKIKTGKTKIAIGTHALFQEQVVFHNLALVIIDEQHRFGVEQRIRLGEKGENTDTLVMTATPIPRTLLLTRWGELQVSRLTEKPANRKPIHTTLHALSKIDKILEGIKRAIQQGCQIFWVCPLVEENEVMDLAAVKNRYMSLQHYFGIENVGLTHGQQDTGERQAELDKFAQNKTKILVATTVIEVGVNIPNANIMVIEHAERFGLAQLHQLRGRVGRGEKQSYCLLLHDDKISYIAKKRLSLIRDTENGFLIADEDFRIRGGGEVTGRRQSGLPNFKMVNEILLDHWINTAWKAAEYWYNKETQASIDEKTSIQVLLMLFEKNNIQNLIKAG
- a CDS encoding FAD assembly factor SdhE gives rise to the protein MVEQKENISSLEARKRRLIYRATHRGTFEADLIIGQFAMMNVPAMTIIEIEDFEKIMELADTDLMLWLTGFEPYPKKIESPVFLSLYHFAQQNKPNKH
- a CDS encoding LysR family transcriptional regulator; the encoded protein is MLQKNVNDLLVFLTIAKERSFTKAASKLGVSQSALSHTMRNLEKNLDVQLLSRTTRSVEPTKLGEILLKNIAPRLEEIVEELGKIIDLKKRPFGNINLLTDEHAANFVVWPHLRNFLRHYPDIKFNVEVSSNLQKEIHGKYDAKISLGEVVDKDFLSIKISAPVQIAVVASPLYLQDKKIPKTPHDLLKHQSINYFLSFMQNQYDWEFVVKGNTQIIHMEGQFSCNTLTQVIQATLDGFGFAYIPLKEVYHAIQQKHLVHVLSEYCPSFSGYYLRYPNRNNFTQAFSLLLQSFEY